The Glycine max cultivar Williams 82 chromosome 3, Glycine_max_v4.0, whole genome shotgun sequence sequence CAACATAGGTATATtgtattaagaaaataaaagtaaaaatgtagTGGGAGACAACTACCCTCAAATATTACATAGTTAATCTGTTATTGTCCCTGACAATTATGAACTAGCCAATGAGTCTATGAAAAATGAGTTCATCACGGATAAGAAGTAATGTACTACATGGTTAGACGCACACAAAGTATACATGTAAACAATAAAACCAGGTCAAATAAGGAAAATAACGTAAGGGTTATTATTTGTAAGTTTTGTTGTGATGTGTGTTATGTCGATAGCTTCTGTTGCGAAATGTGTTATATCCATTGCAAGTATTTTCAAACGTGCACGTAGTCATAGTGCATGGTGTGTCACTTTTAAGCATTTTCAAACATGCATGTAGTCGTGTTGGATGTTGTTAAGTGAAGAGTTTATTCTCTTCCATTGGCATAGCAAGCAAGTAAgcattatttgtgtttttgaaggatttttttttttacttaattacactttttatctcaagtttttttttttatatataaatttactcCTAACAAATTAAATTGACTTATTTTActctaaacttttttaaaaacgtACAATTTTTCCGTTCTTCTGTTTAACTGGTGTgacatgttaaaataattacactttatatcttaatttttaaaatttttaacaaattaaaccttaaattttacattttttttataaattttatccttaacattttactttttaacaattttatgcTATATTATATACAGAAAATGCtagtaattcatattttttatttgttgaatataagaaaattgtgtaggtttcacacattatttaataaatttcctttttaagtttgtaaatttatataaatttaaactaatcGTATCTGAGAATATTATATTGCTTTTAACCTaccttttatatttaaataaaaaataaaattttaaaatcaaataatagtatttctttataattgtaacattttttttcttttaagttaaaTACTACTATTAATTTTCCAATCCGTTAAGCACTTTCAATTAAGTAAACGTCACCACATCGAAGCCACAAAAAAAAGGTTCCAATAACGCCGTGGTCGCTTATACTCTGCTTCTCAAAGAACACCAAGAAACTCCCAAATTCGTAGATTGTTCGATCGAACCTTCTCAAAACCCTAGTTCCACTCCGAAATCCTCTTTCTTCCAACCAGATCTCAATCTCATCATGGCCAATAAAGAGTTCAAGGTCCCGCCGGTGGCTTTCCCCTCCGCCGGCAACCCCGCCGCGGCGGGTCCAAACCTCCAGCAGCGGCGCATGCCCACGCCGCCGTTCCAGCCGAACTCCGGTATCCCCTTCATGTCCTTCGACATAGGCTCCGCCGCGGCGTCCACCTCCTCGGGGCCGATCTACACCGGCCCCGCCGTGGGCCCCGGCGGCTCCGCCAACTTCGACGACGAGGAACCCCTCCTCGACGAGCTCGGGATCCACCCCGACCAAATCTGGAGCAAAATCAGATCCGTTCTGAACCCTTTCCGCGTCAACCACACTGTCCACAAAGATTCGGATCTCTCGGGCCcaattcttctctacatgtcctTCTGCCTCTTCCAATTACTCGCCGGGAAGATCCAATTCGGCGTCATCTTGGGCTGGATCGTGGTCTCCTCCATCTTCTTATACGTCGTCTTCAACATGCTAGCCGGTCGAACCGGTAACCTCGATCTCCACACCTGCACCAGCGTCGTCGGTTACTGCCTCTTGCCGGTCGTCATTTTCTCTGCCCTCTCGCTCTTCTTACCGGTCGATGGGGTCATTCGCCTCTCGGTCGCCTCGGTTTTCGTCTTGTGGGCCACCAGGGCCTCCGCCGGACTCGTCGTTTCGCTCGCCGATGGCGGTGACGAACACCGTGGACTCATTGCGTACGCATCTTTCTTGATTTACACTCTGTTTTCGTTGCTTGTCATATTCTAGGGTTTGTCGTTGGTTCTGGGATATTTGGATTGGATCGCTGTTCTTatggttttacttcttttccttcattttgaaccttgttatttttttggtgcAATTATGGTATAGAAAATGGAGTTATTAGTTTGATTCAATGTTTCTGTCTGAAAAGTTATTCCTTGGTTACATTTTTGTTCTGATATTGAAAGGTTTTTGTAAATCTTCTAGCAATTAACGTGTTTTTATGTGACTGTGTGGTGCTAGAAAACTCGGATGTCTAACTGGATTCTGTCAGGAGTTGTAGCAACATAGCATAGTAAATTGTATGCTCATCTAAATTATTGAGCTGTTTCGGTAAACAGCTTGTCAGGTAACTGATGTAAGTACTTATGTATAAGTTGTTTCTATAATCGAAGAGGAATTAGGGTTAAGTTGTTTTCGTACAAGTTGTTACCTGTTTTCTTAAGCTATCTCGAAGAACTTACTGAAATAAGTTGAGAATAGCTTATAAACACGTTAAAAGCTATTGAGCtagtttgtttaaaattaaaataagcaattttaaaataagtgcttttaaaaaaaacttatttaataagcATATAGGATTTGCTTCTCAAAATAAGcagtaaattatttattttaaacaaaacaatttaGACAAACACACTAGAAAAACATAAAGctgcttattttattaaaataagtgtttttttaacaaataagtttaaacaaactgacTCAAATTTTCCATAAGTTTTTTCTCACACTTATACAAGTGCTTATGTTATAAGTCTAGATAAGCTGTAAAAAGACTCTTCTAAATGCATCCCAATTAAACAGTTTGAACTCCTTAATTTATCTTCATTAGAGATTAAAATTGAATGCTGCCGGGGTAAGGGGATTTCAACTCAGAAGTAACAAGAAAAACTTGATTTTGCGAGCTGGAGTTATGACTATTTGTTAGGGAACAGGAAGAGGGAGTAATGAAAGTATACTCTAGAAGTAACAAGATGACTAATAGGTGATTAGGAGTTGAGTATAAATAGGAGGGAGGGATAGCAAAAAAGGATAATTGTATTGTAATAGTAAACtgtattaaattataaggggcATTTTCCTTGGAAGGGTGTTTCTCTCTCAACCCTTGTGGAGTGAAACTCATTCTTTCATTCTCTACTAGGACTCACCTATCTTCTTCTTTGGACTTATCACTATTTAATTGAGGTATGTAATTCTTTTCTCTGATGGTGATATGGTGTATCATTTTGATCGATTGATCTGGCAAAATACATATTGTTAAGCAACACGTCTTAACATCCACCATGATTATGATGGATGGAATACTTGCATAGGTGACTTCTTGAAAAGCTGTAGAGTGCTGTCTTTATGTTTAAGGAGCTTCAAGTATGGCCATGCTGTTTGAGACTTGGATTGTCATAAATATTTTCACTATAAATGTTTTCCATGCACAAACTGACCCTTAggtttgagttttatttttaagttcatTTGCCAGCTTGCTGAAACCTACTAACTGAATCTTGCTCTCATTGTATTGTAATTCTGTAGCAAAATTGACTGATATTATTTATCTATGAAACTTAATAGGTTCATagatatcaaattttttaacacTTAAAAGTTTAGGGCCTAACTCTATCCCACAAAACCAATTTGTAAGGTGGAGATTGCCGAACTTTATAAGCTCTAATTAAGGTAGCCCTTGAGGCTACAATTAAGGTATCTCTCCAAAGTGGCTGCAACTAAGGTGAGCTACTAGTTGGGAatgttacaacttacaaatGTGGGTGTAGGTTTTGAtaccattttaaaatttttgcttAGCGCCTAACTCAACATCACAAAATCAGCTTATAAGAGTAGGATGAGGAGTGTCCTAGCTTTATAAAGGTCTAACTCAACATCACAAAATCAGCTTATAAGAGTAAGATGAGGAGTGTTCTAGCTTTATAAGCTTTATTTATGTCTGATCTCTAGTTGATGTGAGACTAAATATCCAGGATCCCTTGAGGATGTAATTTAAGGCAACTCCCGAAGATGTCACAACTAAGGTGAATTGCAATTAAAGAGATTTCCCAATAACACTTTCCCCTTATCTAGAAGCATAGATCTGATCTAAAATGTGTATTCCGTGCTTTGAATTTAAATTGCTATGGACTAATAGTACCAACATTTCAAATCTGtgtatgaattaaattattttgaaagtttaattTCGTGGATGTAATTAATAATGAGTTATTACCAAGTAGGATGATATTTTTGCAGGGtcaattgcaattgaatttaGTCATTACGTATTAGGGTAGGGTGCTAATTAAATATGCAGACTTGAAAGTTTTTATATGAACtatgattttgaaattactACGATTAtttgaatgttttattttaatttttcctagTTTTTCTAATTCTTAAAAAACTCTCTACATCGTTACCTTACATATTGAGACGTTGCAACTTTTCTTATTATCATATTTGATTCTGCCGTTGACTATGTTATCATTTTGGTTAATCTGATTCTATTGTTACTCTTTCAAATTGTGCCTGTTGAGTGTTTGGTTTTTGCCTATAGACTGTCATGCTCTTATCCCATCTTTCGTTACAGTTTAATCCAGAGAAATAATAtagtcttttcttttttccttataaaaacGCAGGAAattgataaaatgtttttattccccaaaacaaactaattaaaagttaaaatgcgCATTTAATTGGTATTGTTTAAGGCCTCCCTCTCTGGCTACATAAAATAAGCACAAAATCAGAAGGAAAAGAGGTAAACGATGTATCTGCCGCATCTTTATCTCTGGTGTATTGGTGTTAGATCACCTACTCACTACTGCGCTGCCACAATGACAAGAATAGCCTTTGTTTGCACCTTTGATTAATTAACATCTATAGGAGGTCAAATTCAGACCCTAGAATGTTCAATTATTTAGGTGTCATTCTTGATATAACAAGAAAGGAATTACTCTCCTTAGGATTTGAACCTatgatgttatatatatatataaaaaaaaaaggatttgaaccTATGACAAAGTCCCAAGCTTATTAGATAGGGTGTTTAATCTTTGACCCCACTTAACTATGGCACTGATATTGTTACGTACACCCAGCATAATTGCTGGTACATCTAGCACAACAACATGATTCTTATTTTACCATTCCTTAAAACTGATACTGGTTGGACAATCCAGAAGTCTCACACAAATTGTTGAATCTGTATGAGGCTTACGGATTGGGCTTATGGATTTACAATTCATGAGTCACTTATGGatcatatgaatttttttttatttttaaaaaaatatgttttattaattaatttaaaattaatgatttaaatagGAATTGAACTTGTGGCTTTTATATTATTGGTCTGACGCTCTAATCAACTAAACTAATTaaacaattatgttataaaataattaacgtTGTTAACGAAAATATAATATAGTATAATATGTAGATACTATATTAAATCTTAATTGTGtttgttaatataaaatgatagttgtgaatattaaaaaaaaacacgccAAAAGAGTTTTAAAAAGACACTAAcgaaaattatttaaatcaatttgaattttaattaaaaaataatttaaaattgaaaataaattataaattaaatgggtttaatttcatcaatttaattagaaaaacaacTTTAATTGATAGATTAAtaagattttgaaaatgaataattattttaatagttaatcataagaaagtaaaaaaatattttaaaaatataatttttaatgttattaatatatatgtgcagtaatttcaaagttaaaaataataatttttgaaaaataattatgattgtaTGAGTATATTtgaagataaatttttaaaaatatataaaaaaggatGATTATCTTTCTCttattctatttaaaaaatataatttttatagttttttaaattttatacatttaaatcaATAGTTATTAtgaaatataagtttttatCAATGATTGTAATAGTTTAGTttgtaaattcaaattaaaattttatttaatcatacaatttttaaaagatttatcaaaaaaaatatctttaaaatttaatttataatattctaaaatatgaGATATCATTCAATACAATGACGAGCATATTTAAATTTGGTGGTGCGCGGGCAGTAATGTTTTCTGAATTGACAgatttttttcctcaaattcaaaaaataatatcataaggGATCCTTCATACTTCAAATTCTATATATTAAAACTGACTAGtcaataatatttaatactatGTTCATTAATTACAATATACAACCAAATTTTAAAGTacatataaatgtaaaatacacgtgtttttaatatataattaataaattatgatcATTTCATAAATGATCATTTTCCTCATTTTCCTCATAGTTGATAGTCATGGTGTTTAGTATAAATAGGAGTATTAagtccaaaaaaatattaaaaatctttttttatctatatatttttttctccgtTTTATTATTCAGAATGTACCCTCTTATGATATGTGTTTTCTCTTTGGTGTTGGTTCTAAATGTACCTATCTCGTTTGCTTCTTATGACTTTTTTATGTTGTCTGAAACATGGCCAGCAACCTACTGTGGAATTAAAAATCGTTT is a genomic window containing:
- the LOC100775605 gene encoding protein YIPF5 homolog, with product MANKEFKVPPVAFPSAGNPAAAGPNLQQRRMPTPPFQPNSGIPFMSFDIGSAAASTSSGPIYTGPAVGPGGSANFDDEEPLLDELGIHPDQIWSKIRSVLNPFRVNHTVHKDSDLSGPILLYMSFCLFQLLAGKIQFGVILGWIVVSSIFLYVVFNMLAGRTGNLDLHTCTSVVGYCLLPVVIFSALSLFLPVDGVIRLSVASVFVLWATRASAGLVVSLADGGDEHRGLIAYASFLIYTLFSLLVIF